The following proteins are co-located in the Vicia villosa cultivar HV-30 ecotype Madison, WI unplaced genomic scaffold, Vvil1.0 ctg.000422F_1_1, whole genome shotgun sequence genome:
- the LOC131628071 gene encoding uncharacterized protein LOC131628071 codes for MEKMPKYAKFMKKMLTKKKKYTDEETVVLDAHCSAIIQKTPPRKEVDPGRVILPITIGGNYISNGLVDLGSSINLIPLSVIKRLGNIEMKHTRITLQLADKSIISPYGVVQDMLVKVDKFLFPVDFVVVDMEEDRDVPLILGRPFMKTTRMMIDIDDGIMKPPKDEHDNFRIDDEKGEIIEVENQQGQGQGKS; via the exons ATGGAGAAAATGCCCaagtatgcaaaattcatgaagaagatgctcacaaagaaaaagaagtatACGGATGAAGAGACAGTTGTGCTTGATGCTCATTGTAGTGCAATTATTCAAAAAACTCCCCCAAGAAAGGAAGTCGACCCGGGACGAGTCATTTTACCGATCACCATTGGAGGTAACTACATTAGTAATGGTTTGGTTGATTTGGGGTCTAGCATCAATTTAATACCTTTATCCGTTATCAAGAGATTGGGGAACATTGAGATGAAACACACCAGGATAACTTTACAACTAGCCGATAAGTCTATCATTTCACCATATGGAGTTGTACAAGACATGCTGGTAAAGGTGGACAAATTTTTGTTCCCGGTTGATTTTGTGGTAGTCGACATGGAGGAGGATCGTGATGTGCCATTAatacttggaagaccattcatgaagaccacccgaatgatgattgatatcgATGATGGGATTATGAAA CCTCCTAAGGATGAACATGACAACTTCCGAATCGATGATGAAAAAGGAGAAATCATTGAGGTGGAGAATCAACAAGGACAAGGACAAGGAAAATCATGA
- the LOC131628089 gene encoding protein neprosin-like, which yields MVPSSVSIIGSFKKEGIVITIKQDKSTGHWWLCLHYSIDCFGYWPKEIFPYLSTGASIVRYGGETYTPPGMVSPPMGSGRLPQEKYINSGFMENIEIIDSEYNDIDTQPKNMKINKGSNLNCYDLLYHGDEGSYVHQAFLYGGPGGKSC from the exons ATGGTCCCATCATCTGTTTCTATCATTGGATCATTTAAAAAAGAGGGTATTGTTATCACAATCAAACAG GATAAATCAACGGGTCATTGGTGGTTATGTCTACACTATAGTATAGATTGTTTTGGATATTGGCCGAAAGAAATATTCCCTTACTTAAGTACAGGAGCGTCTATCGTTAGATATGGCGGGGAAACTTATACTCCACCTGGAATGGTTAGCCCTCCAATGGGCAGTGGAAGATTGCCACAAGAAAAATACATAAACTCAGGTTTTAtggaaaatattgaaattattgaTTCAGAATATAATGATATTGACACACAACCTAAAAATATGAAGATAAATAAAGGCTCTAATTTAAATTGTTATGACTTGTTATACCATGGTGATGAAGGAAGCTATGTTCATCAAGCTTTTCTATATGGTGGGCCAGGTGGAAAGTCGTGTTAA